The following coding sequences lie in one Ciona intestinalis unplaced genomic scaffold, KH HT000171.2, whole genome shotgun sequence genomic window:
- the LOC101242894 gene encoding protein bicaudal D homolog 2-like: METPDETIVRLTGELEDAQLEKVQAAEYGLQVLEEKRQLQHQCEELESQLEMTQRELENARHEFDLSTKALYSTKTKTKKAFCEGELREDSLEKQCKDVEERLIQVEKERDIESSQSKIAVANAQEEADRLTILNNELNM; encoded by the exons atggagACACCAGATGAAACAATTGTGAGGTTAACTGGCGAGTTGGAGGATGCACAACTGGAAAAAGTTCAG GCTGCAGAGTATGGTTTGCAAGTACTGGAAGAAAAGAGACAACTCCAGCATCAATGTGAGGAACTTGAAAGCCAGCTGGAAATGACTCAACGTGAATTAGAAAATGCTCGCCACGAATTTGATCTAAGCACCAAG GCACTTTACTCGACCAAAACCAAGACCAAGAAAGCATTCTGCGAGGGAGAGCTAAGAGAGGATAGTCTTGAAAAACAATGTAAAGATGTAGAGGAGAGACTTATTCAAGTGGAGAAGGAAAGAGATATTGAATCTTCTCAAAGCAAAATTGCTGTTGCAAACGCACAAGAAGAAGCGGATCGTTTAACCATTCTTAACAATGAATTAAATATG
- the LOC100179223 gene encoding uncharacterized protein LOC100179223, with protein sequence MKFNNIAAEYDLLKTGLTDINETYFGKVFNTSQAKRAYWLLIIAFSVVLFIWVRQGKPTTTEKPFDAPECIAKILNNTDNLQLKNISLDDISGEWKIPFSDVNYALLHLKMYQFAMATTTVQLTKFPNTVIRFGIEHGSFVIDGDYGFRYLMIDESGHFTGKATDIYLDLNLVVPKTNGGKTPVIIQDCTASVYHVSLSTKGKLALVFNILLNSLKESTIKGWQSQLCSKIGTELIKHFETCF encoded by the exons atgaaatttaataatatagcAGCTGAATATGATTTACTGAAAACAGGCTTGACGGATAttaatgaaacatattttggAAAAGTATTCAATACAAGTCAAGCAAAGAGAGCGTATTGGTTGTTGATCATTGCTTTTTCTGTTGTCCTCTTCATATGGGTACGACAAggaaaaccaacaacaacggAAAAGCCTTTTGACGCGCCAGAATGTATAGCTAAAATTC TTAATAACACTGACAATCTTCAACTGAAAAACATTTCCCTGGACGACATATCTGGGGAGTGGAAAATTCCGTTCAGTGATGTAAATTACGCTCTTTTACA tttaaagATGTATCAATTCGCGatggcaacaacaacagtacAACTCACGAAATTCCCCAACACAGTGATTCGTTTCGGCATTGAACACGGGAGCTTTGTGATTGACGGCGACTATGGATTTAGATA TCTCATGATCGACGAAAGTGGACATTTCACCGGAAAAGCAACCGATATTTATTTGGATCTAAATCTAGTTGTTCCAAAAACAAACGGCGGTAAAACCCca GTAATTATACAGGATTGTACTGCATCTGTATACCACGTATCATTATCGACAAAGGGTAAATTAGCATTGGTTTTTAATATCTTGTTAAACTCATTGAAAGAGAGCACCATTAAAGGTTGGCAATCACAG cTTTGTTCTAAAATTGGCACcgaattaataaaacatttcgaAACATGTTTCTAA